One part of the Microlunatus elymi genome encodes these proteins:
- a CDS encoding ABC transporter has translation MTAIVAGAAEEAQSPFARVRGYRLVWFLVIAGCYLLVGLWLSYHRGLIMGDALSRVADARFVLFSRFPHLAAMGFVFTPLTTFLQLPLVAVLNPWPDLLAHAVPAIVVSALAMSGAVLQVAGMLRDRRMTGGWIIVLSAMLALHPMIIIYGANGMSEALFLLMMAICARFLLRWFGSDDVHDLALVGLALALGLLVRYDALAVAIACAVLVAGTSWSRARSRGARGSSAAAMDVAVVLAPISTTFLLWTGTSWLITGEALAQFSSDYGNSAIVAASGGAVGGAGFRAGFTLIEWLVLEPMIFMIVALAVVVTAVRRVPDALPALIVYGAVLGFQGLMYVRGGTFGFLRFAITVIPLAVGLVGVLRPRRGLLYSRRAGPGARLTGSVRTLSPVRRIWSWVAVAGLLLPTLLLPALIMTRPTLAPQEYAVLAGLLPSTVSPKTQLSVEQQERTFTTEREVAQYLDALRLPDGAVLTDTLYGDAIVVASDHPRQFVIPSDLDFTNVLNDPSGHHVRYVITVPNLGRGSTDAINQRFPTIYANGADIAMLDMEFPNSGTDQPTYRLYRVIN, from the coding sequence ATGACAGCGATCGTCGCCGGAGCAGCGGAGGAGGCGCAGAGTCCGTTCGCCCGGGTGCGGGGCTATCGGCTCGTCTGGTTCCTGGTGATCGCCGGCTGCTATCTGCTGGTCGGCCTGTGGCTCAGCTATCACCGCGGTTTGATCATGGGCGACGCGTTGAGCCGGGTCGCCGACGCCCGGTTCGTGCTCTTCAGCCGGTTCCCGCATCTGGCCGCGATGGGATTCGTGTTCACCCCGCTCACCACGTTCCTGCAACTGCCGTTGGTGGCTGTGCTGAATCCGTGGCCCGATCTGTTGGCTCATGCCGTGCCGGCGATCGTGGTGTCCGCGTTGGCGATGAGCGGCGCCGTGCTGCAGGTCGCCGGCATGCTGCGTGACCGTCGGATGACCGGCGGCTGGATCATCGTGCTGTCGGCGATGCTGGCGCTGCATCCCATGATCATCATCTACGGTGCGAACGGGATGAGCGAGGCCTTGTTCCTGCTCATGATGGCCATCTGTGCACGGTTTCTGCTGCGTTGGTTCGGATCCGACGACGTGCACGACCTGGCGCTGGTCGGCCTGGCGTTGGCGCTGGGGCTGCTGGTTCGCTACGACGCGTTGGCGGTGGCGATCGCCTGTGCCGTGCTGGTGGCCGGAACCAGTTGGTCGCGTGCGCGCAGCCGGGGTGCGCGAGGCAGCAGCGCGGCGGCCATGGATGTCGCCGTCGTGTTGGCGCCGATCAGCACCACGTTCCTGCTGTGGACCGGCACCAGCTGGTTGATCACCGGCGAGGCACTGGCTCAGTTCAGCTCCGACTACGGCAACAGCGCGATCGTCGCCGCCAGCGGCGGAGCCGTCGGCGGCGCCGGCTTTCGGGCAGGGTTCACGCTGATCGAGTGGCTGGTCCTGGAGCCGATGATCTTCATGATCGTCGCGCTGGCGGTGGTGGTCACCGCCGTTCGCCGGGTCCCCGACGCGCTGCCGGCCTTGATCGTGTACGGCGCGGTGCTCGGCTTCCAGGGACTCATGTACGTCCGTGGTGGAACGTTCGGCTTTCTCCGGTTCGCGATCACTGTGATCCCGCTGGCAGTCGGCCTGGTCGGCGTACTGCGGCCACGACGAGGCCTGCTGTACAGCCGCCGGGCCGGCCCGGGGGCTCGGCTGACCGGTTCGGTGCGGACCCTCAGCCCGGTCCGGCGGATCTGGAGCTGGGTTGCGGTCGCCGGCCTGCTGTTGCCGACCCTGCTGCTGCCGGCGTTGATCATGACCCGTCCGACCTTGGCGCCGCAGGAGTACGCGGTGCTGGCGGGTCTGTTGCCGTCGACGGTCTCACCGAAGACCCAACTGAGCGTCGAACAACAAGAACGCACCTTCACTACCGAGCGCGAGGTCGCACAGTATCTGGACGCACTCCGGCTGCCGGACGGTGCGGTGCTCACCGACACGCTCTACGGTGATGCGATCGTGGTCGCATCGGATCACCCACGCCAATTCGTCATCCCCAGCGATCTCGACTTCACCAACGTGCTGAACGATCCGTCCGGACATCACGTCCGGTACGTGATCACCGTCCCCAACCTCGGGCGCGGCAGCACGGATGCGATCAACCAGCGCTTCCCGACGATCTACGCCAACGGTGCCGACATCGCCATGCTGGACATGGAGTTTCCCAACAGTGGCACCGACCAGCCGACCTATCGGCTGTATCGGGTGATCAACTAG
- a CDS encoding Maf family protein has translation MSELRLVLASQSPARLATLRSAGVEPEVIVSGVDESVINDADPAGLALALAQLKARAVADQLVNADDTDDGVDDRTILVIGCDSVLELDGAAYGKPHDPQVAIQRWQQMRGRSGVLHTGHQVIKINNGEITHAAGRGAATIVHFADLDDAEIKAYVDTGEPLVVAGSFTLDGLGGPFVTGIEGDPHNVIGISLPLLREMIMAAGHSWPELWASVRP, from the coding sequence ATGAGCGAACTCCGCTTGGTGCTCGCATCACAATCCCCTGCTCGGTTGGCCACGTTGCGATCGGCCGGGGTCGAACCGGAGGTGATCGTCTCCGGTGTCGACGAGTCGGTGATCAACGACGCCGACCCGGCCGGGCTCGCGTTGGCGCTGGCCCAGTTGAAGGCACGTGCGGTGGCCGACCAGTTGGTCAACGCCGACGACACCGACGACGGTGTCGACGACCGCACGATCTTGGTGATCGGTTGCGATTCGGTACTGGAGCTGGACGGTGCGGCGTACGGCAAGCCGCACGATCCGCAGGTCGCGATCCAACGCTGGCAACAGATGCGCGGGCGTTCCGGAGTGCTGCACACCGGCCACCAGGTGATCAAGATCAACAACGGCGAGATCACCCACGCGGCCGGTCGCGGCGCGGCCACCATCGTGCATTTCGCCGATCTCGACGACGCCGAGATCAAGGCCTACGTCGACACCGGCGAACCGCTGGTGGTGGCCGGCAGCTTCACCCTGGACGGACTCGGCGGCCCGTTCGTCACCGGTATCGAGGGCGATCCACACAACGTGATCGGCATCAGCCTGCCGCTGCTGCGGGAAATGATCATGGCCGCCGGCCACAGCTGGCCCGAACTGTGGGCGAGTGTTCGGCCCTAG
- a CDS encoding DUF885 domain-containing protein produces the protein MTAEQSAGGRPIDQLAEAYVTEAINQQPTLATALGIEGHDDQWDDFSPDGFADRAGHDRRTLAALHAATPSDERENTAKEAMIERLGLQTELYDAHIETSRVSVIADVAHEVREIFDLMPTDTADAWRNIAVRLQTIGNPLSGARQTLAREAADGNVSAARQITASVEQIRSWTGQTGSHDFFAELINDYPTEHGETLAGDLRRAADTARQAYIDYADWLEADLLPKAPSLDAVGEERYALNSRYFLGASIDLQETYQWGWAELERLQDQQRQIAQDLYGHSDIKAAYDALDADPARKIEGAEAFRDWMQALADQALADLSGTHFDIPEPIRRIECCLAPTHDGGIYYTGPTEDFSRPGRMWWAVPEGIDSFSTWKEVTTVYHEGVPGHHLQVAQNAYRSDLLNRWQRLLCWVSGHGEGWALYAERLMDDLGYLSDPGNRMGMLDAQALRAVRVIIDIGMHLQLRIPEHNRWDFRPGERWTPQAGLEFLMMNLATDEPTLRFELDRYLGWPGQAPSYKVGERIWLQAREEAKQRAGASFDLQQFHAQALNLGPMGLDPLRSALSRI, from the coding sequence ATGACCGCAGAGCAGTCCGCTGGAGGCAGGCCGATCGACCAACTCGCCGAGGCCTACGTCACCGAGGCGATCAATCAGCAGCCGACGTTGGCGACGGCGCTCGGCATCGAGGGCCACGACGATCAGTGGGACGACTTCTCCCCCGACGGATTTGCCGACCGGGCCGGCCACGATCGCCGGACGCTGGCCGCCCTGCACGCCGCGACGCCCAGCGACGAGCGGGAGAACACTGCCAAGGAAGCGATGATCGAGCGGCTCGGGTTGCAGACCGAGCTGTACGACGCGCACATCGAGACCAGTCGGGTCAGCGTGATCGCTGACGTCGCGCACGAGGTGCGCGAGATCTTCGACCTGATGCCCACCGACACCGCCGACGCCTGGCGCAACATCGCGGTCCGGCTGCAGACCATCGGCAATCCGTTGTCCGGTGCCCGGCAGACCCTCGCGCGCGAGGCCGCCGACGGGAACGTCTCGGCCGCACGGCAGATCACGGCGAGTGTCGAACAGATCCGCAGCTGGACCGGGCAGACCGGATCGCACGACTTCTTCGCCGAGTTGATCAACGACTATCCGACCGAACACGGCGAGACGTTGGCCGGTGACCTGCGACGGGCCGCCGACACAGCGCGGCAGGCCTACATCGACTACGCCGACTGGCTGGAGGCCGATCTGCTGCCGAAGGCGCCGAGCCTGGACGCGGTCGGCGAGGAACGGTACGCGTTGAACAGCCGCTACTTCCTCGGCGCCAGCATCGACCTGCAGGAGACCTACCAGTGGGGTTGGGCGGAGCTGGAACGGCTGCAGGATCAACAACGGCAGATCGCCCAGGATCTCTACGGACACAGCGATATCAAGGCAGCCTACGATGCGCTGGACGCCGATCCGGCCCGCAAGATCGAGGGCGCCGAAGCCTTCCGGGACTGGATGCAGGCGCTCGCCGATCAGGCACTCGCCGACCTGTCCGGCACCCACTTCGACATCCCCGAGCCGATCCGCCGGATCGAGTGCTGCCTGGCACCGACCCATGACGGCGGCATCTACTACACCGGCCCCACCGAGGACTTCTCCCGACCGGGGAGGATGTGGTGGGCGGTGCCCGAGGGCATCGACAGCTTCTCCACCTGGAAAGAGGTCACCACCGTCTACCACGAGGGCGTGCCCGGACATCACCTCCAGGTGGCCCAGAATGCGTACCGGTCCGACCTGCTGAATCGCTGGCAACGCTTGCTGTGCTGGGTTTCCGGGCACGGCGAGGGTTGGGCGTTGTACGCCGAACGGCTGATGGATGATCTTGGTTACCTCAGCGATCCGGGCAACCGGATGGGCATGCTCGACGCCCAGGCGCTGCGCGCGGTCCGGGTGATCATCGACATCGGCATGCACCTGCAACTGCGGATCCCCGAGCACAACCGCTGGGACTTCCGGCCGGGCGAACGCTGGACCCCGCAGGCCGGGCTGGAGTTCCTGATGATGAATCTGGCGACCGACGAGCCGACCCTGCGCTTCGAACTCGATCGCTACCTGGGCTGGCCGGGCCAGGCACCCTCGTACAAGGTCGGGGAACGAATCTGGTTGCAGGCAAGGGAAGAAGCCAAGCAGCGCGCCGGTGCCTCCTTCGACCTGCAGCAGTTCCACGCCCAGGCCCTCAACCTCGGCCCGATGGGTCTCGACCCGCTCCGCTCCGCCCTGTCCCGGATCTGA
- a CDS encoding MFS transporter yields MDQQIGQQATVRRARIATFVIFGLNGLLFASWSARLPSVAETFALSPGGLGLLLLMAGFGSVLGLPLAGGIAERLGTAGSVRAAGSLLGLAMTVVAISLLNGWLIPCGIALFCFGFGIGVWDVAQNIEGAEVERRGTKTIMPKFHAAFSGGAFVGAMIGGLLAHLGIPLWLHLLVLIGLGAIVVAIGTRYFLPAHTHHDDDLPSGLPKRSRWAAWKEPRTLAIGLVVLAAALTEGSANDWVAKATVDGLNAANSTGAIMFAVFVLSMTIFRYAGSSLLDRFGRVATLRCCLLAAIVGLLIFVFAPNIYLAAIGAVFWGAGAALGFPVGMSAAADDRRYASARVSVVSTIGYAAFLVGPPVLGFIGDHVGVRHALLVIAAVCLVSLASTPAVRSQRDGAR; encoded by the coding sequence ATGGACCAGCAGATCGGCCAACAGGCGACCGTACGACGCGCTCGGATCGCGACCTTCGTGATCTTCGGGCTGAACGGTCTGCTGTTCGCCAGCTGGTCGGCCCGGTTGCCCTCGGTCGCGGAGACGTTCGCGCTGTCCCCCGGCGGTCTCGGTCTGCTGTTGCTGATGGCCGGTTTCGGCTCGGTGCTCGGACTGCCGCTGGCCGGTGGCATCGCCGAACGGCTGGGCACCGCGGGATCGGTCCGGGCGGCCGGCAGCCTGCTGGGCCTCGCCATGACCGTGGTGGCGATCAGCCTGCTGAACGGCTGGCTGATTCCCTGCGGAATCGCCTTGTTCTGCTTCGGTTTCGGCATCGGCGTCTGGGACGTCGCACAGAACATCGAGGGCGCCGAGGTGGAACGCCGCGGCACCAAGACGATCATGCCGAAATTCCATGCCGCGTTCAGCGGCGGCGCGTTCGTCGGCGCCATGATCGGCGGCCTGCTGGCCCATCTCGGCATCCCCCTCTGGCTGCACCTGCTGGTGTTGATCGGCCTCGGCGCCATCGTGGTCGCGATCGGCACCCGCTATTTCCTGCCGGCGCACACCCACCACGACGACGACCTTCCGAGCGGCCTGCCGAAGCGCAGCCGCTGGGCGGCCTGGAAGGAGCCGCGGACCCTCGCGATCGGGTTGGTCGTGCTGGCCGCCGCGCTGACCGAGGGCTCGGCCAACGACTGGGTGGCCAAGGCGACCGTGGACGGCCTGAACGCCGCCAACAGCACCGGCGCGATCATGTTCGCGGTGTTCGTCCTGTCGATGACGATCTTCCGCTACGCCGGCAGTTCGCTGCTGGATCGATTCGGCCGGGTCGCCACCCTGCGCTGCTGTCTGCTGGCCGCGATCGTCGGCTTGTTGATCTTCGTTTTCGCGCCGAACATCTACCTGGCAGCGATCGGCGCGGTGTTCTGGGGCGCCGGTGCCGCGCTCGGTTTCCCGGTCGGCATGTCCGCCGCCGCGGATGATCGGCGTTACGCCAGCGCTCGCGTCTCGGTGGTCTCGACCATCGGGTACGCCGCCTTCCTGGTCGGGCCGCCGGTGCTCGGTTTCATCGGTGATCATGTCGGCGTCCGCCACGCCCTGCTGGTGATCGCGGCGGTCTGCCTGGTCTCGCTGGCGAGCACTCCCGCCGTCCGCTCGCAGCGCGACGGCGCCCGGTAA
- a CDS encoding DMT family transporter: MPTRPAREPQPLSDPTESPVPIETPAPVDQPSNRLALAMAGITVLFWASAFVVIRPLAGVLSPGGLALGRLAVAAVALTVFALIRRFRIPRGRTLLLLIVYGVLWFGGYMVALNAGEQHLDAGTAALLVNVAPVLITLGAGAFLREGFPRWVIIGSVVSFGGVVVISAGAGDHRIDALGIVFCLTAAILYAAATLLLRVGLRTTQPLQATWIGCLAGMIACLPFAPSLVGELSRASAGVWLGVGYLGLFPTAVAFTTWAYALSVMGAARTGATTYLVPAITIVISWIFLSELPTVYGFIGGAVCLAGVAVTRIRR; this comes from the coding sequence GTGCCCACACGACCTGCCCGCGAACCACAACCGTTGTCGGATCCGACCGAGTCCCCGGTGCCGATCGAGACACCGGCGCCCGTTGACCAGCCGTCGAACCGACTCGCGCTGGCGATGGCGGGCATCACGGTGCTGTTCTGGGCGTCGGCGTTCGTGGTGATCCGGCCGCTGGCCGGGGTGCTGTCCCCGGGCGGGCTGGCGCTGGGCCGACTTGCAGTGGCCGCGGTCGCACTGACCGTGTTCGCGTTGATCCGCCGGTTCCGGATCCCCCGCGGCCGGACGTTGCTGCTGTTGATCGTGTACGGGGTGCTCTGGTTCGGCGGCTACATGGTGGCGTTGAACGCCGGCGAGCAACACCTCGACGCGGGCACCGCCGCGCTGCTGGTCAACGTCGCACCGGTGCTGATCACCCTCGGCGCGGGCGCGTTCCTGCGTGAGGGTTTCCCGCGCTGGGTGATCATCGGCTCCGTGGTCTCCTTCGGCGGCGTGGTGGTCATCTCCGCGGGCGCCGGTGATCATCGGATCGACGCGCTGGGCATCGTGTTCTGTCTGACCGCAGCGATCCTGTACGCGGCCGCGACTCTGCTGCTGCGGGTCGGGCTTCGTACCACGCAGCCGTTGCAGGCGACCTGGATCGGCTGCCTGGCCGGCATGATCGCCTGCCTGCCGTTCGCGCCGTCGCTGGTCGGTGAGCTGAGCCGCGCATCGGCCGGCGTCTGGCTCGGCGTCGGCTACCTCGGGCTGTTCCCGACCGCGGTCGCCTTCACCACCTGGGCGTACGCGTTGTCGGTGATGGGTGCCGCCCGGACCGGTGCGACCACCTACCTGGTGCCGGCGATCACCATCGTGATCTCCTGGATCTTCCTGTCCGAACTGCCCACGGTGTACGGCTTCATCGGCGGCGCCGTCTGCCTGGCCGGCGTCGCGGTCACCCGCATCCGACGCTGA
- a CDS encoding type II toxin-antitoxin system death-on-curing family toxin, which translates to MATEEAPDYITLEDALDAVDLLGMTLRDPGLLAGALARPATWAFGTEVYPGLHTKAAALCDAINHSHPLIDGNKRLSWVLTVLFYRRNGHDLATTPDDGEKFVLSVAAGHRELADIASWLEKHSHELPA; encoded by the coding sequence ATGGCCACCGAGGAAGCCCCGGACTACATCACGCTCGAGGACGCGCTCGACGCCGTCGACCTCCTGGGGATGACGCTGCGCGATCCCGGTCTCCTGGCCGGCGCGCTCGCCCGCCCGGCGACCTGGGCCTTCGGCACCGAGGTGTATCCCGGTCTGCATACGAAAGCCGCTGCGCTGTGCGACGCGATCAATCACTCACATCCCTTGATCGACGGCAACAAGCGGCTGTCCTGGGTTCTCACAGTGCTCTTCTACCGACGCAACGGCCACGATCTGGCGACCACGCCGGACGACGGTGAGAAGTTCGTCCTCAGTGTCGCTGCGGGCCATCGCGAGCTCGCCGACATCGCTTCCTGGCTGGAGAAACACTCCCACGAGCTGCCCGCTTGA
- a CDS encoding ribbon-helix-helix protein, CopG family, producing the protein MSTRTFLVRLTDEEHEALTELAATEHRSMQDVVRLAIKDRVEQSERRTEVRATLSEIIDRDAELLDRLAR; encoded by the coding sequence ATGAGCACACGCACGTTTCTGGTTCGGCTGACCGACGAGGAGCACGAGGCCCTCACCGAGCTGGCGGCAACCGAACATCGCTCGATGCAGGACGTCGTCCGCCTTGCGATCAAGGACCGTGTCGAGCAGTCCGAACGCCGCACGGAGGTCCGTGCCACCCTCAGTGAGATCATCGATCGAGATGCCGAGCTTCTCGATCGGTTGGCACGCTGA
- a CDS encoding acyl-CoA carboxylase subunit epsilon has protein sequence MTKIDSEITITGNPTDEEVAAVVAVLTARAAASPNTRVEEPKSGWAAYWRSVGAPVHPGPGSWQAVYRG, from the coding sequence GTGACCAAGATCGACTCCGAGATCACGATCACCGGCAACCCGACCGACGAAGAGGTCGCGGCCGTCGTCGCCGTGCTCACCGCCCGTGCCGCCGCCTCGCCGAACACCCGGGTCGAAGAGCCGAAGTCCGGCTGGGCCGCCTACTGGCGCTCGGTCGGCGCCCCGGTGCACCCCGGCCCGGGCAGCTGGCAGGCCGTGTACCGCGGCTGA
- a CDS encoding acyl-CoA carboxylase subunit beta: MTYAPSDLDGDDLDRHTTAGKLADLEHRLDEAVHAGSAAAVEKQHARGKLTARERIELLLDEGSFLELDEFARHRSTSFGMEQRRPYGDGVITGFGTVDGRQVCVFSQDFTVFGGSLGQVFGEKIAKVMDFALKTGCPLIGINDSGGARIQEGVVSLGLYGEIFRRNTHASGVIPQISLIMGPCAGGAVYSPAITDFTIMVDQTSQMFITGPDVIKTVTGEDVTMEDLGGGRTHNTTSGNAHYLASDEEDAIAYVKELLSYLPQNNLEEAPSYPSEAELEINDLDRLLDTIVPDSPNQPYDMHEVIKTVLDDEDFLEVQPLYAGNVITGYGRVEGRAVGIVANQPSVLAGCLDINASEKAARFVRTCDAFNIPVITFVDVPGFLPGTDQEWNGIIRRGAKLLFAYAEATVPLVTVITRKAYGGAYDVMGSKHLGADINLAWPTAQIAVMGAQGAVNILYRRELADAADPDARRAELITEYDDELANPYLAAERGYVDAVIQPRQTRTEITRALQLLRTKREQLPPKKHGNIPL, from the coding sequence GTGACGTACGCCCCATCCGATCTCGACGGTGACGATCTCGACCGGCACACCACGGCCGGCAAGCTGGCCGATCTCGAACATCGTCTCGACGAGGCGGTGCATGCCGGTTCGGCCGCGGCGGTGGAGAAGCAGCACGCCCGCGGCAAACTGACCGCTCGGGAACGGATCGAGTTGCTGCTGGACGAGGGATCGTTCCTGGAGCTGGACGAATTCGCCCGGCACCGCTCCACCTCGTTCGGGATGGAGCAGCGGCGGCCGTACGGCGACGGCGTGATCACCGGTTTCGGCACCGTCGACGGTCGCCAGGTGTGCGTGTTCTCCCAGGACTTCACCGTCTTCGGTGGCTCGCTGGGGCAGGTGTTCGGGGAGAAGATCGCCAAGGTGATGGACTTCGCGTTGAAGACCGGCTGTCCGCTGATCGGGATCAACGATTCCGGTGGCGCCCGGATCCAGGAGGGCGTGGTCTCGCTCGGCCTGTACGGGGAGATCTTCCGCCGCAACACCCATGCCTCCGGAGTGATCCCGCAGATCTCGTTGATCATGGGCCCGTGCGCCGGCGGTGCGGTCTACTCCCCCGCGATCACCGACTTCACCATCATGGTCGATCAGACCTCGCAGATGTTCATCACCGGCCCGGACGTGATCAAGACCGTCACCGGCGAGGACGTCACGATGGAGGATCTCGGCGGCGGCCGTACCCACAACACCACCTCGGGCAACGCGCACTATCTGGCCTCCGACGAGGAGGACGCCATTGCTTATGTCAAAGAACTTCTGAGCTATCTGCCGCAGAACAACCTGGAGGAAGCGCCCAGCTATCCGTCCGAGGCAGAGCTGGAGATCAATGATCTTGATCGCCTCCTGGACACGATCGTGCCGGACTCGCCGAATCAGCCGTACGACATGCACGAAGTAATCAAGACGGTCCTCGATGACGAGGATTTCCTCGAGGTACAGCCGCTGTACGCCGGCAATGTGATCACCGGTTATGGCCGGGTGGAGGGTCGCGCGGTCGGCATCGTCGCCAACCAGCCGTCGGTGCTGGCCGGTTGCCTGGACATCAACGCGTCCGAGAAGGCGGCCCGGTTCGTCCGCACCTGCGACGCGTTCAACATCCCGGTGATCACCTTCGTCGACGTGCCGGGCTTCCTGCCCGGCACCGATCAGGAGTGGAACGGGATCATCCGCCGCGGCGCCAAGCTGCTGTTCGCCTATGCGGAGGCGACCGTGCCGCTGGTCACCGTGATCACCCGCAAGGCGTACGGCGGCGCCTACGACGTGATGGGATCCAAACATCTGGGCGCGGACATCAATCTGGCCTGGCCGACCGCCCAGATCGCGGTGATGGGCGCGCAGGGTGCGGTCAACATCCTCTACCGCCGCGAACTGGCCGACGCCGCCGACCCGGACGCCCGTCGGGCGGAGTTGATCACCGAGTACGACGACGAGCTCGCCAATCCCTACCTGGCGGCCGAACGCGGCTATGTCGACGCGGTCATCCAGCCGCGCCAGACCCGTACCGAGATCACCCGGGCACTGCAGCTGCTGCGGACCAAACGCGAGCAGCTGCCGCCCAAGAAGCACGGGAACATCCCGCTGTGA
- a CDS encoding biotin--[acetyl-CoA-carboxylase] ligase, whose product MYDTDPLDAERLRELLIMPDASAAADGLWRRIEVVEETGSTNADLADWARNGAAGDGTALLTGFQSRGRGRLDRTWTAPPGASLAMSMLVLPGDSSAHRWTWLPLICGMATAEGLRRATGVAPMLKWPNDVMVGDRKLCGILAERVETPNGPGCVIGVGINTDLTEEQLPVPWATSLALLGASTRNKTTLAVTVLRAFELLYRQWQNDFDAAALATSYVGRCATIGRQVRVVLPEGDVTGRAEAIDDHGRLVVQTDRGRQTFGAGDVVHLR is encoded by the coding sequence ATGTACGACACCGATCCCCTGGACGCCGAGCGTCTGCGCGAATTGTTGATCATGCCTGATGCGAGCGCGGCCGCGGACGGGCTGTGGCGTCGGATCGAGGTGGTCGAGGAAACCGGATCCACCAACGCCGACCTGGCCGACTGGGCCCGCAACGGGGCAGCCGGCGATGGCACCGCCCTGCTGACCGGCTTCCAGTCCCGCGGCCGCGGCCGGCTGGACCGCACCTGGACCGCACCGCCCGGGGCCAGCCTGGCGATGTCGATGCTGGTGCTGCCCGGCGACAGCAGCGCCCACCGCTGGACCTGGCTGCCGCTGATCTGCGGGATGGCCACCGCCGAGGGCCTGCGCCGGGCCACCGGCGTCGCCCCGATGTTGAAGTGGCCCAACGATGTGATGGTCGGCGATCGCAAGCTGTGCGGGATTCTGGCCGAACGGGTGGAGACTCCCAACGGTCCGGGCTGCGTGATCGGCGTCGGCATCAACACCGATCTGACCGAGGAACAACTGCCGGTGCCGTGGGCGACCTCGCTGGCGCTGCTCGGCGCCAGCACCCGAAACAAGACCACCCTTGCGGTCACCGTGCTGCGAGCCTTCGAGCTGCTGTATCGGCAATGGCAGAACGACTTCGACGCCGCGGCCCTGGCCACCTCGTACGTGGGCCGCTGCGCCACCATCGGGCGTCAGGTCCGGGTCGTCCTCCCGGAGGGGGACGTGACCGGCCGGGCCGAGGCGATCGACGATCACGGTCGGCTGGTGGTACAGACCGACCGCGGCCGGCAGACCTTCGGCGCCGGTGACGTGGTGCATCTGCGCTGA
- a CDS encoding PH domain-containing protein has translation MGLPRRLLGDNEHVEIQVRTHAKAMVLPAIMLIALGAGVGIGAAVIPHQIAPVGQYVVIILGLILAIWWCVLPFLRWRTTTYTVTNRRLILRTGILSKTGKDLPLIRVNDVSYARSLSDRVFGCGTLKVQTAGEDGLIELDDIPDVEQVHRIMSELLFEEIHGRQPN, from the coding sequence ATGGGCTTGCCACGAAGACTTCTCGGCGACAACGAGCACGTCGAGATCCAGGTCCGGACCCACGCCAAGGCGATGGTGTTGCCGGCGATCATGTTGATCGCGCTCGGCGCCGGCGTCGGTATCGGCGCCGCGGTGATCCCGCACCAGATCGCGCCGGTCGGTCAGTACGTGGTGATCATCCTCGGCCTCATCCTGGCGATCTGGTGGTGTGTGCTGCCCTTCCTGCGCTGGCGAACCACCACCTACACGGTGACGAATCGGCGCCTGATCCTGAGGACCGGGATCCTCAGCAAGACCGGCAAGGATCTGCCGCTGATCCGGGTGAATGACGTCAGCTACGCCCGCAGCCTGTCCGATCGGGTGTTCGGTTGCGGCACCTTGAAGGTGCAGACCGCCGGCGAGGACGGGCTGATCGAGCTGGACGACATCCCCGACGTCGAACAGGTCCACCGGATCATGAGCGAGCTGTTGTTCGAGGAGATCCATGGCCGGCAGCCGAACTGA